The genomic window GATACTTTAGTCTTTGTCACGAATGCGAGCAACATGTTTTGACCTTGTTATTACTGTAAATgtcaaaaataaagaataaaaggaCAACCCGGTGCACAAACATCCCATTAACAGAGTTTAGGGAATGGTAAGTTTCACAGCTTAAAACCATGGCCTTGAGGTCACACAGAAAGAACTAAATTGTTGCTCCAAGGCTTTCCTTCAATTAGGTGAGATCAGACATGACTATACTTGATTTGACTTCCACTCAAACAGGAACCGCATTGCATGCAGCATGCAATTCACAAGAATATGAAGTTATATACTTAAATCTAGATGGATGATCTCCGCGGAAAACGGTAGCAAAGGTATATTCAACATTGTTTAATATATTGGAAGGACGTAAGGACCAAAAATTACCTCAATGGTCATAGGTGTAAAGACAAACAAGTTTGTAAGGTTGAAGGCAAAGGACGACAGCAAGAACCCAAGCTGGTACTTTTCAGTAGTGGAGGAAGACTTCCAAGGGTGAAGATACCCAAAAGATGCCACTGATATGGCGCAACACACGCCCACCATCGAGAAGTACGCCGGGAACATCTTGCTCTGCAGGTTCCCAAACTGATGCCTTGGCAGGTTCCTGAATCAAAACACCCATACACGATTCAAACCAAGACAAATTAGTAATTATATCTAAAGTTATAATAGTCATCATCTTAGTCTTCAATACAATTCATGGCAGTAAATTAGTACCCCAATGTCTATAATACAAAAATATATCATGATTCAAATTTCTGCATGATAAGAGTACAGTCATAGGTAAACTAAATTGGTAACATAAATATCTCCCACTAACAAATTGACAATGCAAACTAGGAGCACGAAAATAGCATTAATGTACTTTTTTTTCCAATTTCTTTGTTAGCATCTTACGTGAGCTACATCACTCGATAAACAAAACATATCATCACCTTGCATCTTAATTAACACTCCATTAGTGTCATCTGATCAAAGCAACAAAGTAACATTACATAGGGTTTTGCTAACCAATGTCCTAGGGCATTGATTTACATTTCTAATGGTGGAAAAACTTTAACCATAACTAGTACACTACCAAATTGTTCTTTGTACGGGGATAACGGATTCTTACTTGAACATGATGATGCCGCCGATGAAGGTGACCCATAAAGCAGCACCGAAGGCGGTGGAGAAGCAGAGAAGGTGAGAGAGTTTGAGGTAAGTGGAGATTCTACTTGCGGCTGAGTCGGAGTTGGATCGGAAGGTTTCAGGTGAGAAAATGACTCCGACGGCCAAGAAAACCACCGCGGTTAAGAAGCGAGTCACCCAACCCATTGTGGAATGATTCTTACTCAGTGTTTCTCAACACTTTGCTTGTGGTTAAGAACCTTCGTGGCGTGGATGCTTCTGGAAGAGAGAGTAGGTGCGCCGCTGTGACCTTAAATTCATTCATTAAGACAACTATGACTTCGTGACAACAAGGCTCAAATTTTTGGCTATTTCAAAGACAGAAAGATTGAGTTAGCGTTTGGTAGAGAGGCAAAGTTAGAAAGATTGAGATTGAGATAAAGAGATTAAaagatagagattgaaataaattttagtattttgtttgatgcaaaggaaaattgaaataagaataaaattttaatttaatttgtataaaagataaaatcaaaattaattaattaaaataataatattttaaatataaaatgttattaaaatttcagtctctaactttaaaaattttagtcttGTGTCATACTTTTTGAAAgtactaaaatactgaaattttgggtaCAGAGACAGAAAATTTAGTACCAGTCTTTGAACCAACAAATATGATACTAGTCTCAGTCTCCCAATTTTTATCTTAGTATctcaaaacaaatgctaccttaaaattattttatagggTGAAAATTCAAGTACAGTCAAGTTAATgtgaagttaatagttgagaattgttaaataaaaatttagtcaaaaatcagttaaattatttaacggttctcaactatcaatttcacaGAAAAAAtactgcacctgaattttcaccttcTTTTATATCATattaaaattattgaaaattCAAGTACAGTCAAGTTAATgtgaagttaatagttgagaattgttaaataaaaatttagtcaaaaatcagttaaattatttaacggttctcaactatcaatttcacaGAAAAAATACTGCACCTACTGCACCTGANNNNNNNNNNNNNNNNNNNNNNNNNNNNNNNNNNNNNNNNNNNNNNNNNNNNNNNNNNNNNNNNNNNNNNNNNNNNNNNNNNNNNNNNNNNNNNNNNNNNNNNNNNNNNNNNNNNNNNNNNNNNNNNNNNNNNNNNNNNNNNNNNNNNNNNNNNNNNNNNNNNNNNNNNNNNNNNNNNNNNNNNNNNNNNNNNNNNNNNNNNNNNNNNNNNNNNNNNNNNNNNNNNNNNNNNNNNNNNNNNNNNNNNNNNNNNNNNNNNNNNNNNNNNNNNNNNNNNNNNNNNNNNNNNNNNNNNNNNNNNNNNNNNNNNNNNNNNNNNNNNNNNNNNNNNNNNNNNNNNNNNNNNNNNNNNNNNNNNNNNNNNNNNNNNNNNNNNNNNNNNNNNNNNNNNNNNNNNNNNNNNNNNNNNNNNNNNNNNNNNNNNNNNNNNNNNNNNNNNNNNNNNNNNNNNNNNNNNNNNNNNNNNNNNNNNNNNNNNNNNNNNNNNNNNNNNNNNNNNNNNNNNNNNNNNNNNNNNNNNNNNNNNNNNNNNNNNNNNNNNNNNNNNNNNNNNNNNNNNNNNNNNNNNNNNNNNNNNNNNNNNNNNNNNNNNNNNNNNNNNNNNNNNNNNNNNNNNNNNNNNNNNNNNNNNNNNNNNNNNNNNNNNNNNNNNNNNNNNNNNNNNNNNNNNNNNNNNNNNNNNNNNNNNNNNNNNNNNNNNNNNNNNNNNNNNNNNNNNNNNNNNNNNNNNNNNNNNNNNNNNNNNNNNNNNNNNNNNNNNNNNNNNNNNNNNNNNNNNNNNNNNNNNNNNNNNNNNNNNNNNNNNNNNNNNNNNNNNNNNNNNNNNNNNNNNNNNNNNNNNNNNNNNNNNNNNNNNNNNNNNNNNNNNNNNNNNNNNNNNNNNNNNNNNNNNNNNNNNNNNNNNNNNNNNNNNNNNNNNNNNNNNNNNNNNNNNNNNNNNNNNNNNNNNNNNNNNNNNNNNNNNNNNNNNNNNNNNNNNNNNNNNNNNNNNNNNNNNNNNNNNNNNNNNNNNNNNNNNNNNNNNNNNNNNNNNNNNNNNNNNNNNNNNNNNNNNNNNNNNNNNNNNNNNNNNNNNNNNNNNNNNNNNNNNNNNNNNNNNNNNNNNNNNNNNNNNNNNNNNNNNNNNNNNNNNNNNNNNNNNNNNNNNNNNNNNNNNNNNNNNNNNNNNNNNNNNNNNNNNNNNNNNNNNNNNNNNNNNNNNNNNNNNNNNNNNNNNNNNNNNNNNNNNNNNNNNNNNNNNNNNNNNNNNNNNNNNNNNNNNNNNNNNNNNNNNNNNNNNNNNNNNNNNNNNNNNNNNNNNNNNNNNNNNNNNNNNNNNNNNNNNNNNNNNNNNNNNNNNNNNNNNNNNNNNNNNNNNNNNNNNNNNNNNNNNNNNNNNNNNNNNNNNNNNNNNNNNNNNNNNNNNNNNNNNNNNNNNNNNNNNNNNNNNNNNNNNNNNNNNNNNNNNNNNNNNNNNNNNNNNNNNNNNNNNNNNNNNNNNNNNNNNNNNNNNNNNNNNNNNNNNNNNNNNNNNNNNNNNNNNNNNNNNNNNNNNNNNNNNNNNNNNNNNNNNNNNNNNNNNNNNNNNNNNNNNNNNNNNNNNNNNNNNNNNNNNNNNNNNNNNNNNNNNNNNNNNNNNNNNNNNNNNNNNNNNNNNNNNNNNNNNNNNNNNNNNNNNNNNNNNNNNNNNNNNNNNNNNNNNNNNNNNNNNNNNNNNNNNNNNNNNNNNNNNNNNNNNNNNNNNNNNNNNNNNNNNNNNNNNNNNNNNNNNNNNNNNNNNNNNNNNNNNNTAAATAAGATTATTTGatctaattttttattctcttttaaatATTATTGTTTGATCATATTTGTGTTATGTGTGTATAATTTTTTGTGGCACTTTGCTTGAATTAATTTTAGGGATTTTGTTAAGAACTCAACTAAGGACACTTACTAACATTAAAAAGTTCAGTATGACAACGATTAATATCTCAGTACAATATTAATAATTGTGACCAAAATAATATTAGAACCAATGAGTAACAAATGTTAAGTTAGGACTTAGGACCTCGAATGTAACTTTTAACATGTTATTATCTAGCTAATGAAACTCTTAATTTAATTGTGTTATGTATTTGTTTGGGCGTCATTATTTTGATAGAATAAGatctttttttaatgaaaaaggatttttttttaatgtgtttgacaaatttctagTATTAAAAGTAGAAGCactagaaaaatcagaaaaacatcttttttgagaagttgtaatttacatctttttttaaaagatattttttttttaaaaaaaatattttttatgtaataaataaacaaaaaagtacttttatattgttatccccaaacataattgataaataaaaagatctttttacataagatactcaaacataaaattacttttacttttttcataagatcttttaaaaaaaagataactcgaaaaaagatcttttcatAAAAGTTTACCCAAACAAGTCATATATCTTTTAACCATTAATATAGAATTGTAAATTTGTAATATAAATATTTCTTTAAGAATTATTTTAACCATTAATCTCAAAAGATAACTACTGGCTAAACAATGACAGGGAAATGGtcgttgtttgatttaaattggaATTCACATGAAAAGAAGAATTTGCATTTTCAAGAGCTAGATACATTGAAAAGACAAAAATACAGTTCCAATTCCCAAGTTGGTCACAAAGAGCCAGTTAAAATTGGTAGATTTCCTAAACTCTTGAATTTTGTGTTCTCTAGCTTGGACTTCAAAGTTCAATCTCTTTAGAACAACCCCATTTTtagtgttttatttatttatttttatgagatttagattttctagtattttttaatttgaaaatcccactttttttttaattgttgttAGTCCAAATTGTAATATGTGTAATTTTTAGGAAAAATGGACAAAAAGTACACATGAATTTTTACACAATGACAGATGTATACTCTAATTTTTTAATGAGTCATCTGTATATATCAATATCGAGCACCTTTGTCATTTTTACCTTTTTGTCGTCTGCTTTTTTAGCAGTAGTGATTGCCAGATGACTCTGAGCATTGTGTGATGTGACCCTTTTGATAACGAcactttgaaaattaaataataaattattgaatttgttaaatttgaataaaataaattttacaaGTGATTTAGAATTTTTGTTCTTTTCATTTCTTCTCCAAAAAGTAGATGTGGATCAAGGGATGCAACTCAGAAATAGCTGCTAAGATAATGTTCGaagtaaattttgaaaaaagaagaaagatgat from Arachis ipaensis cultivar K30076 chromosome B09, Araip1.1, whole genome shotgun sequence includes these protein-coding regions:
- the LOC107618565 gene encoding transmembrane protein 205, with protein sequence MGWVTRFLTAVVFLAVGVIFSPETFRSNSDSAASRISTYLKLSHLLCFSTAFGAALWVTFIGGIIMFKNLPRHQFGNLQSKMFPAYFSMVGVCCAISVASFGYLHPWKSSSTTEKYQLGFLLSSFAFNLTNLFVFTPMTIEMMKQRHKVERENNIGEEVGWSKNVEVAKKNPKLAAMNKKFGMIHGLSSLANIMSFGSLAMHSWYLAGKLNL